The Oleidesulfovibrio alaskensis DSM 16109 genome has a segment encoding these proteins:
- a CDS encoding 2-amino-3,7-dideoxy-D-threo-hept-6-ulosonate synthase has product MIGAIRKLERFFMTPSGRAVVLPLDHGAGEGMLHGLDNIPGLLADIGDRPVQGVVLNKGTARAYANEIPTATQLVVQLSAGTRHGLPAWNKSLVCSIPEALRLGADAVAVQVNIGNEQEDRMLTDLGMATEEAHQHGLPVMAVIVARGGNIVQELDPSLIAHCVRLGGELGPDMVCVPYSGHMDSFSRAVDACPVPVLVAGGPSMGDFENFIRHMEEALECGAAGVSIGRNIFQQDDPMAALDKLLTVVHSQRDDKTPQENDVRNG; this is encoded by the coding sequence ATGATCGGAGCCATCCGCAAACTCGAACGATTTTTCATGACCCCCAGCGGCAGGGCCGTGGTGCTGCCGCTGGACCACGGTGCCGGTGAAGGCATGCTGCACGGGCTGGACAATATACCCGGCCTGCTTGCGGACATAGGCGACCGTCCGGTGCAGGGCGTGGTGCTGAACAAGGGCACGGCACGCGCCTACGCAAATGAAATCCCCACGGCCACGCAGCTTGTGGTGCAGCTTTCCGCCGGAACCCGGCACGGGCTGCCCGCGTGGAACAAATCGCTGGTCTGCTCCATTCCCGAAGCGCTGCGCCTGGGGGCCGACGCCGTGGCCGTACAGGTGAATATCGGCAACGAACAGGAAGACCGGATGCTTACGGATCTGGGCATGGCCACGGAAGAAGCGCACCAGCACGGCCTGCCGGTGATGGCCGTCATCGTGGCGCGGGGCGGCAACATAGTGCAGGAGCTTGACCCTTCGCTCATCGCCCATTGTGTCAGGCTGGGCGGCGAGCTGGGGCCCGACATGGTCTGTGTTCCCTATTCCGGTCATATGGACAGTTTTTCACGGGCCGTTGATGCCTGTCCCGTGCCCGTACTGGTGGCGGGCGGCCCTTCTATGGGTGACTTTGAAAATTTTATCAGGCACATGGAAGAAGCGCTTGAATGCGGCGCCGCCGGTGTAAGCATCGGGCGCAATATTTTTCAGCAGGACGACCCCATGGCGGCGCTGGACAAACTGCTGACAGTGGTACACAGCCAGCGGGACGACAAAACACCGCAGGAAAACGACGTGCGGAACGGGTAA
- a CDS encoding ammonium transporter: MHAPVSSPRHPAKRFARTAALWLVVATLLHASPALAEDAPAMLSQQHGNILWTLIAAILVMLMQAGFAMVECGFTRAKNAGNILMKNFVDFAAGSLVFFLVGYAFMFGADAGGFIGTSGFALAHVDPATEGGMWDLTFWFFQSVFAATAATIVSGGIAERTRFASYIIVSVLVTGIIYPVSGHWAWGGLAGNAGWLEGLGFADFAGSTVVHSVGGWVALAGAIVVGPRAGKYGPDGSVRAIPGHNIPLAALGVFILWFGWFGFNPGSTTTADGTIGYIAVNTSLAACAGTVTAMLTAWIRFGKPDASITMNGALAGLVGITAGCYELSPSGAIIVGIICGFVVVLSIEFLDKILKIDDPVGAVSVHGVCGAIGTLMVGLLAHPSYGGSTGLVYGGDASLLMVQALGVAVVFAWAFGMGLVVFRIVAAVAGLRVSPEEELKGLDITEHGSESYNGFQIFTVE, encoded by the coding sequence ATGCACGCACCCGTATCGTCACCCCGCCATCCGGCAAAACGTTTTGCCCGCACGGCGGCTCTCTGGCTGGTTGTGGCAACTCTGCTCCACGCTTCACCCGCACTGGCGGAAGATGCTCCGGCAATGCTCAGCCAGCAGCATGGCAACATCCTCTGGACGCTCATCGCCGCCATTCTGGTCATGCTCATGCAGGCCGGATTTGCCATGGTGGAATGCGGATTCACCCGTGCCAAAAACGCGGGCAACATCCTCATGAAAAACTTTGTGGACTTTGCGGCGGGTTCACTGGTGTTCTTTCTGGTCGGCTATGCCTTCATGTTCGGCGCCGACGCAGGCGGCTTCATCGGCACATCGGGATTTGCCCTTGCCCATGTGGACCCCGCCACAGAAGGCGGCATGTGGGATCTGACCTTCTGGTTCTTCCAGTCGGTGTTCGCGGCCACGGCGGCCACCATCGTATCCGGCGGCATTGCCGAACGCACCAGATTTGCCAGCTACATCATTGTCTCCGTACTGGTGACAGGCATCATCTACCCCGTATCGGGCCACTGGGCATGGGGCGGACTGGCCGGAAACGCCGGATGGCTTGAAGGGCTGGGCTTTGCCGACTTCGCAGGATCGACGGTTGTCCATTCCGTGGGCGGCTGGGTTGCCCTTGCCGGGGCCATCGTGGTGGGTCCCCGTGCGGGCAAATACGGACCCGACGGCTCCGTGCGGGCCATACCGGGCCACAACATTCCGCTGGCGGCTCTGGGTGTGTTCATACTGTGGTTCGGCTGGTTCGGGTTCAACCCCGGCTCCACCACCACCGCAGACGGCACCATAGGCTATATCGCCGTGAACACCAGTCTGGCAGCCTGTGCCGGTACCGTTACCGCCATGCTCACCGCATGGATACGGTTCGGCAAACCCGATGCATCCATAACCATGAACGGCGCTCTGGCAGGTCTGGTGGGCATCACGGCAGGCTGTTACGAGCTTTCCCCTTCCGGCGCCATCATCGTGGGGATCATCTGCGGCTTTGTGGTCGTGCTCTCCATTGAGTTTCTGGACAAGATTCTGAAGATCGACGACCCCGTGGGCGCGGTTTCCGTGCACGGCGTGTGCGGCGCCATAGGTACGCTGATGGTGGGGCTGCTGGCGCATCCCTCTTACGGCGGATCCACAGGCCTTGTATACGGCGGCGATGCTTCTCTGCTCATGGTACAGGCTCTCGGTGTGGCGGTGGTATTCGCCTGGGCCTTCGGCATGGGGCTGGTGGTGTTCCGCATTGTGGCCGCAGTGGCGGGCCTGCGTGTCTCTCCCGAAGAAGAGCTCAAAGGTCTGGATATCACGGAACACGGTTCCGAATCGTACAACGGATTTCAGATTTTCACCGTGGAATAG
- a CDS encoding tRNA1(Val) (adenine(37)-N6)-methyltransferase: MQNLRPQKNTEQDVHAAREYFPRGLLQPPDSFRFSADALLLAAWTAAAYGTPAKPLRFLDAGTGCGVVGLALCLLLDTVQGTGFDIDPQLADAAMHNAAMLGLGNRFSAVQADAQQVRAHADITPESFDLVVTNPPYRRPHQGRHAATQQRTRALFETAGPLTAFVAASAYALRNKGRFFCIYPAERLPDLLCTLRPAGLEAKSLLPVHSRAEQPARLILLEARKNANPAITIHPPLVLYAGSGHRTHLTPEALAFCPFLGCNARGVQCHTQETP; this comes from the coding sequence ATGCAGAACCTTAGGCCGCAAAAAAATACAGAACAGGATGTACACGCGGCGCGGGAATATTTTCCGCGCGGACTTTTGCAGCCGCCGGATTCGTTCCGCTTTTCCGCGGACGCGCTGCTGCTGGCCGCATGGACCGCCGCCGCATACGGCACCCCCGCAAAACCGCTGCGGTTTCTTGATGCGGGCACGGGCTGCGGGGTGGTGGGGCTGGCACTGTGCCTGCTGCTTGATACGGTGCAGGGCACCGGATTTGACATAGACCCGCAGCTGGCCGATGCAGCCATGCACAACGCCGCCATGCTGGGACTGGGCAACCGGTTCAGCGCGGTACAGGCCGATGCGCAGCAGGTACGCGCGCACGCAGACATCACGCCGGAATCATTCGATCTGGTGGTGACAAACCCTCCGTACCGGCGGCCGCATCAGGGCAGGCACGCGGCGACACAGCAACGCACACGCGCCCTGTTTGAAACAGCCGGTCCGCTGACGGCCTTTGTGGCCGCATCCGCTTACGCTCTGCGCAACAAGGGCCGCTTTTTCTGCATCTATCCGGCGGAAAGACTGCCCGATCTTTTATGCACGCTGCGCCCCGCAGGGCTGGAAGCCAAAAGCCTGCTGCCCGTTCATTCACGCGCGGAGCAGCCGGCCAGACTCATCTTGCTGGAAGCCAGAAAAAACGCTAATCCCGCCATCACCATACACCCGCCGCTGGTTCTGTATGCAGGCAGCGGCCACAGGACACATCTCACGCCGGAAGCGCTGGCCTTCTGTCCGTTCCTCGGCTGCAATGCCCGCGGCGTTCAATGCCATACACAGGAGACACCATGA
- a CDS encoding DHH family phosphoesterase, which yields MSYFRKLEPGLSQLLELFSRDERWLIVINADPDAMASAMALRRIMIHRVSDVGIAHVNTISRPDNLAMVRYLHIPMVKFTPTVAAQYDRFAMVDSQPHHHPGFSGVHYSVVFDHHPLSEEEPVIADFKDLKPEYGTCSALMTEYLYNLKIRPGKLLATALLFGIKTDTNSFERESCDIDIRAFRYLSKFANHQLLSRIARSEFRLEWLDYFSRAFTSLHTVRSGRYVYVGEVDNPDVLVVIADFFTRVHEIRWAVVAGVYKDTLVIIFRGDGVVRNLGNFAKLQFGDIGSAGGHKTMARAEVPLQRLEGKDVEMFVFKRLVSPPKRVRPREEERQADAAGNDRKKE from the coding sequence ATGTCTTATTTTCGCAAGCTTGAACCGGGGCTTTCACAACTTCTCGAACTTTTTTCGCGCGATGAGCGCTGGCTGATTGTCATCAACGCCGATCCCGACGCCATGGCATCGGCCATGGCCCTGCGCCGCATCATGATTCACAGGGTGTCCGACGTGGGCATAGCCCATGTGAACACCATATCACGGCCCGACAATCTGGCCATGGTGCGCTATCTGCACATTCCCATGGTCAAGTTCACCCCCACCGTGGCGGCGCAGTATGACCGGTTCGCCATGGTCGATTCTCAGCCCCATCATCATCCGGGGTTTTCCGGTGTGCATTATTCCGTGGTGTTCGACCACCATCCCCTGAGCGAAGAGGAACCCGTCATTGCCGACTTCAAGGACCTGAAGCCGGAATACGGCACCTGTTCGGCACTGATGACCGAGTATCTGTACAATCTCAAGATACGTCCCGGAAAACTGCTTGCCACCGCGCTGCTTTTCGGCATCAAGACGGATACAAACAGCTTCGAACGCGAATCCTGCGACATCGATATCCGCGCATTCCGGTATCTTTCCAAGTTTGCCAACCATCAGCTGCTCTCGCGCATCGCCCGCAGCGAATTCCGGCTGGAGTGGCTGGATTATTTTTCACGCGCGTTCACCAGCCTGCACACTGTGCGTTCCGGGCGATACGTGTATGTGGGCGAGGTGGACAACCCCGATGTGCTTGTGGTTATTGCCGACTTTTTTACGCGGGTGCACGAAATCCGCTGGGCCGTGGTGGCCGGGGTGTACAAGGATACGCTGGTCATTATTTTCCGCGGCGACGGTGTGGTGCGCAATCTGGGCAATTTTGCCAAGCTGCAGTTCGGCGATATCGGCTCTGCGGGGGGGCACAAGACCATGGCCCGCGCCGAGGTGCCTTTGCAGCGTCTGGAGGGCAAAGATGTGGAAATGTTCGTTTTCAAGCGTCTGGTAAGCCCCCCGAAGCGCGTCCGCCCCAGAGAGGAAGAGCGTCAGGCTGATGCCGCAGGCAACGACAGGAAAAAAGAATGA
- a CDS encoding bifunctional adenosylcobinamide kinase/adenosylcobinamide-phosphate guanylyltransferase yields MIRLILGGDKSGKSAFALSALQEGAGPHLLLATGQAADFSFRRQILEHRTARAPHIPVRETGTDLVSALLRGRDGFGSVLVDSLDFWLFACREAGMQQYSGDLAECLRLVGRDTEITLVSCEAGLGPVPADRATRMFIRELGALNQTVAALADEVCFMVAGIPMYLKRR; encoded by the coding sequence ATGATACGGTTGATACTGGGGGGGGACAAATCGGGCAAGTCGGCCTTTGCGCTTTCTGCGCTGCAGGAAGGGGCAGGGCCGCATCTGCTGCTTGCCACCGGGCAGGCTGCCGATTTTTCCTTCAGGCGTCAGATTCTGGAACACAGAACTGCCCGCGCCCCTCATATTCCCGTTCGGGAAACCGGCACGGATCTGGTGTCCGCCCTGCTGCGGGGCAGAGACGGTTTCGGCTCGGTGCTGGTGGACAGTCTCGATTTCTGGCTTTTTGCCTGCCGCGAGGCAGGCATGCAGCAATACAGCGGAGACTTGGCGGAGTGTCTGCGGCTGGTCGGGCGTGATACAGAGATCACGCTTGTTTCCTGCGAGGCGGGGCTGGGCCCCGTACCTGCTGACCGCGCGACACGCATGTTCATCAGAGAACTGGGAGCCCTCAACCAGACCGTGGCGGCGCTGGCCGACGAGGTATGCTTTATGGTTGCCGGTATTCCCATGTATCTTAAGAGGCGCTAG
- a CDS encoding P-II family nitrogen regulator, with translation MKLLIAYIRPEKLSTVKKALYARGIYAMSVTNALGSGQQKGFTETYRGIVTEVNLLKKVRIEVGVPADKAEDALAALQTGAHTGREGDGIIFVQDVARTVRVRTGEAP, from the coding sequence ATGAAATTGCTTATCGCCTATATACGCCCTGAAAAGCTCTCGACGGTGAAAAAGGCTCTTTATGCCAGAGGCATATACGCCATGTCCGTGACCAACGCATTGGGCAGCGGACAGCAGAAAGGCTTTACCGAAACCTATCGCGGCATTGTGACGGAAGTGAATCTGCTGAAAAAGGTCCGCATAGAGGTGGGGGTACCCGCGGACAAAGCGGAAGACGCTCTGGCGGCGCTGCAGACAGGTGCCCACACCGGACGTGAGGGAGACGGCATAATCTTTGTGCAGGACGTGGCCAGAACAGTACGGGTACGGACCGGCGAAGCCCCCTGA
- the cbiR gene encoding cobamide remodeling phosphodiesterase CbiR has protein sequence MKEQQGTGRLPHGRILAAPSWVIPAGVAENCRFLAGRVDEVGLLFLESEACLAYSRHDLPVDLADLPLSWHVHLPVDLPWGAARARPDTAHRDGSRCADICLRLMDKVDYLGAVRGVVHPPAYCHAAYAAQALEAFTAAWTAAGLRPEDILLENIQGQPLTELAETVRSLGLSVCLDTGHMLSYGQHGILRDARLTGRIRMLHLNAERAGRHVPLTVLHDEALRVCASAVQAAPCDSVVMMELFDWKEIEESLPVAVMWLRGSG, from the coding sequence ATGAAGGAACAGCAAGGAACAGGGCGGTTGCCGCACGGCAGAATTCTGGCGGCACCCTCGTGGGTCATTCCCGCGGGGGTGGCGGAAAACTGCCGCTTTCTTGCCGGCAGGGTGGATGAAGTCGGGCTGCTGTTTCTGGAAAGTGAAGCCTGTCTTGCCTATTCGCGCCATGATCTGCCTGTGGATTTGGCCGACCTGCCCTTGAGCTGGCATGTGCATCTGCCTGTGGATTTGCCGTGGGGCGCAGCCCGCGCCCGTCCGGATACCGCACACCGCGACGGCAGCCGCTGTGCTGATATCTGCCTGCGGCTTATGGATAAAGTTGATTATCTGGGGGCGGTACGCGGGGTTGTGCATCCGCCGGCATATTGTCATGCCGCATACGCGGCGCAGGCGCTGGAAGCCTTTACCGCTGCCTGGACTGCCGCCGGTCTGCGGCCCGAAGACATTCTTCTGGAAAACATACAGGGCCAGCCGCTGACGGAACTGGCGGAAACTGTCCGGTCTCTGGGACTGTCGGTTTGTCTGGACACGGGCCATATGCTGTCCTACGGTCAGCATGGGATTCTGCGGGATGCGCGCCTGACAGGGCGCATACGCATGCTGCACCTGAATGCGGAACGCGCGGGCCGGCATGTGCCGCTGACTGTGCTGCATGACGAAGCGCTGCGCGTCTGCGCATCTGCCGTGCAGGCCGCCCCGTGTGACTCTGTGGTCATGATGGAACTGTTCGACTGGAAAGAAATAGAAGAATCACTGCCTGTGGCGGTCATGTGGCTTCGGGGGAGCGGCTGA
- a CDS encoding UvrD-helicase domain-containing protein, with product MKQFRADLHIHSRFSRATSKKLTARHLAAWAAVKGLDVLGTGDFTHPQWREELAAQLIPDDNTGLLRLREADGLDEEISVFAGRPLGGRVQFMLQAEISSIYKRGGKVRKVHNLVYVPTLEAAESLSRKLEQVGNLASDGRPILGLDSRDLLEMVLETHPRAFLVPAHIWTPWFSVFGSKSGFDSIEECYGDLSAEIFALETGLSSDPDMNWMWSALDRFRLISNSDAHSGDKLGREANLFSGDVSYDGIYRALRGEGLGHRFLGTLEFFPEEGKYHMDGHRKCGVIMDPRETAARDGICPVCGKPLTVGVLSRVMELADREMPERPAGQPGFISLVPLAEVISEIVGTRPGTRKVLDFYAGAVSRFGSELGILQDVPEEDLRTFSAPLAEGISRMRRGEVARQPGCDGEYGVISVFTPRERDEFKNGRMLMDLPLPACGTTRTAEPAAAADAVPQDGGGNGPETQAAASGGTAGAALQDADAGVQGVSDEFIFEDDEAAEQPQGANEAQQRAMDAGPEPVLVLAGPGTGKTRTLVGRIRRLVDNGVSPRQILAVTFTRRAATEMDGRLLAELGGNAALPRTDTLHALAFEYWHKAYDDAPVLLSEDGARRVFAEANSGETAQRIREAWERIAVCRERMSVCHTDDAPFLHRYVKLKESWNLADYTDLLEFWLEQVNNGIYACPYVHVLVDEIQDLSPLQLTLVRSLLPENGAGFFGIGDPDQSIYGFRGAHGDVRAFFGAAWPDMQVIKLTRNYRSSQAILDFSAALLPQDPPLVAMRALPGEIRLFEAPTAEGEASWIAGQVRSLIGATSHSLADSGATRLKSGGHDDDVSGMAGALAPGDIAVLVRFKAVIPVIQRTLVRLGIPCSVPEAEAFWVEPRIQMILAAAGRVLGIAYRSEEETISCPDKVLAKGPLGVSAYLQDMPPFDNLFWQSPEFRRLVKAYDEYGGWAGLLNWVHLQTELELVRSRSEKVQIMSLHASKGLEFKAVFLPALEDGILPFASAGVLTGSVDKARMRTDTEEERRLLYVGMTRAEQALFLSRAARRMLYGKELRLRESRFLQGLPLGDLRRSTLVAHQKRKEKQLTLM from the coding sequence ATGAAGCAGTTTAGGGCCGACCTGCATATACATTCCCGTTTTTCCCGCGCCACAAGCAAAAAACTCACTGCCCGTCATCTGGCGGCATGGGCGGCCGTCAAAGGGCTGGATGTGCTGGGTACGGGAGACTTCACCCACCCCCAGTGGCGCGAGGAACTGGCCGCACAGCTGATTCCCGACGACAATACCGGCCTGTTGCGCCTGCGTGAAGCGGACGGGCTGGACGAAGAGATTTCTGTTTTTGCCGGGCGCCCGCTGGGCGGCCGTGTGCAGTTCATGCTGCAGGCCGAAATAAGCTCTATCTACAAACGGGGCGGCAAGGTGCGCAAGGTGCACAACCTTGTTTATGTGCCCACGCTGGAAGCTGCGGAGTCACTGTCGCGCAAGCTTGAGCAGGTGGGCAATCTCGCTTCCGACGGGCGGCCCATTCTGGGGCTTGATTCGCGCGACCTGCTTGAGATGGTGCTGGAAACCCACCCCAGAGCATTTCTTGTGCCCGCGCATATCTGGACTCCGTGGTTTTCCGTGTTCGGGTCAAAATCCGGCTTTGATTCCATAGAAGAATGCTACGGTGATCTGTCAGCGGAAATATTTGCGCTGGAAACAGGTCTGAGCTCCGATCCGGACATGAACTGGATGTGGAGTGCGCTGGACCGGTTCCGGCTTATCTCCAACTCGGACGCGCATTCCGGCGACAAACTGGGGCGCGAGGCCAACCTGTTCAGCGGAGACGTTTCCTACGACGGCATTTACAGGGCATTGCGCGGTGAAGGGCTGGGGCACCGGTTTCTGGGCACGCTGGAATTTTTTCCCGAAGAAGGCAAATACCACATGGACGGCCACCGCAAGTGCGGTGTCATCATGGACCCGCGTGAAACGGCGGCCAGAGACGGCATATGCCCCGTTTGCGGCAAGCCGCTCACCGTGGGGGTGCTGAGCCGTGTCATGGAGCTGGCGGACAGAGAAATGCCCGAACGACCGGCGGGACAGCCCGGTTTCATTTCGCTGGTGCCTCTGGCAGAGGTCATATCCGAAATTGTCGGCACCAGACCGGGCACCCGCAAGGTACTTGATTTTTATGCAGGCGCCGTATCGCGGTTCGGTTCGGAGCTGGGCATTCTGCAGGATGTGCCGGAAGAAGATCTGAGGACATTTTCCGCGCCGCTGGCTGAAGGCATTTCGCGCATGCGCCGCGGCGAGGTTGCGCGGCAGCCGGGTTGCGACGGCGAATACGGGGTTATCAGCGTGTTCACCCCGCGTGAGCGTGATGAGTTTAAAAACGGCCGCATGCTGATGGACCTGCCCTTGCCCGCTTGTGGCACAACGCGTACGGCGGAACCCGCCGCGGCTGCAGATGCTGTGCCGCAGGACGGCGGCGGAAACGGGCCGGAAACGCAGGCTGCGGCGTCCGGCGGAACGGCGGGTGCGGCCCTGCAGGACGCTGATGCCGGTGTGCAGGGTGTTTCCGACGAATTTATTTTTGAAGACGACGAGGCTGCGGAGCAGCCGCAGGGAGCCAACGAGGCCCAGCAGCGGGCCATGGACGCCGGACCGGAACCGGTGCTGGTGCTTGCCGGACCGGGAACGGGCAAGACCCGCACGCTGGTGGGGCGCATCCGCAGACTGGTGGATAACGGGGTTTCTCCGCGGCAGATACTGGCAGTGACATTCACACGCCGTGCCGCGACAGAGATGGACGGCAGGCTGCTGGCCGAGCTTGGGGGTAATGCGGCGCTGCCCCGTACCGACACCCTGCATGCGCTGGCCTTTGAATACTGGCACAAAGCCTATGACGATGCGCCGGTGCTGCTTTCGGAAGACGGCGCGCGGCGTGTGTTTGCCGAGGCCAATTCCGGCGAGACCGCGCAGCGGATACGGGAAGCGTGGGAACGCATAGCCGTGTGCCGCGAACGCATGTCCGTGTGCCATACGGATGATGCCCCGTTTCTGCACAGGTATGTGAAGCTCAAGGAATCGTGGAATCTTGCCGATTATACCGACCTGCTGGAATTCTGGCTGGAGCAGGTGAACAACGGTATTTACGCCTGTCCGTATGTGCATGTGCTGGTGGATGAAATTCAGGATCTTTCACCTCTGCAGCTTACACTGGTGCGTTCTCTGCTGCCTGAAAACGGTGCGGGGTTCTTCGGCATAGGCGACCCTGATCAGTCCATCTACGGTTTCCGGGGGGCGCACGGCGATGTGCGTGCGTTTTTCGGTGCGGCGTGGCCGGATATGCAGGTGATCAAACTGACCCGTAACTACAGATCTTCTCAGGCCATACTTGATTTTTCGGCTGCTCTGCTGCCGCAGGACCCGCCGCTGGTTGCCATGCGTGCGCTGCCGGGCGAGATACGGCTTTTTGAAGCGCCCACGGCAGAAGGTGAAGCTTCCTGGATTGCCGGGCAGGTACGTTCGCTTATCGGCGCCACAAGCCATTCTCTGGCCGACAGCGGGGCCACCCGCCTGAAAAGCGGCGGGCATGACGACGATGTGAGCGGTATGGCCGGTGCTCTCGCCCCCGGCGACATTGCGGTACTGGTACGCTTCAAGGCGGTTATTCCTGTTATCCAGCGCACGCTTGTCCGGCTGGGCATACCCTGCTCCGTGCCCGAGGCCGAAGCTTTCTGGGTGGAACCGCGCATACAGATGATTCTGGCCGCGGCGGGCCGTGTGCTGGGCATTGCCTACCGGTCGGAGGAAGAAACCATTTCGTGCCCCGACAAGGTGCTGGCCAAAGGACCTCTCGGGGTTTCGGCGTATCTGCAGGACATGCCGCCTTTTGATAATCTGTTCTGGCAGTCTCCGGAGTTCAGGCGTCTGGTGAAAGCTTATGACGAGTACGGGGGCTGGGCGGGTCTGCTTAACTGGGTGCACCTGCAGACAGAGCTTGAACTGGTGCGCAGCCGCAGCGAAAAAGTACAGATAATGTCGCTGCATGCGTCAAAAGGTCTTGAATTTAAAGCGGTATTTCTGCCTGCGCTGGAAGACGGCATACTGCCTTTTGCCAGCGCGGGCGTGTTGACGGGCAGCGTGGACAAGGCCCGCATGCGCACGGATACGGAGGAGGAACGCAGACTGTTGTATGTGGGGATGACCCGTGCGGAACAGGCGCTGTTTCTCAGCCGCGCGGCGCGGCGGATGCTCTACGGCAAGGAACTGCGGCTCAGGGAATCACGGTTTCTTCAGGGGCTGCCGCTGGGCGACCTGCGCCGTTCGACGCTGGTGGCGCACCAGAAGCGCAAGGAAAAACAGCTGACATTGATGTGA